ctgtatTGGATGTCAAACACTACAGTTTCTTTCTCTTAATCTTATTTTAATCGTTTTGCTGTTTTTGATGGCGGTGTCATACGTACCCGCCGGTCGTGTAGCCGTTAACGAATTTCATCGCCGAattgacgatgatgtcatTTACTGGAAGAGGATGCAGGTGCGGTAAATGtacttcatttcttctgttttgtaACAATTTCGAGTTGAGAGCGCAATTCTGTAAGTTTTGCAAGTGTTTGGCAACatgtttacttttacttttgtttactgtttacatgttgtttaaaggcatcaccccacaaatctgaggtggtgcctttaaacacGGGTTTCatgtgggttatgcctatacgtgGAAAGAAGGTGATTGcatccatttcctcctaattgccgtaaaaaaagaaccCGGTTGATACCtatgcccggaagatgcggcttcgagcgttcgttgtctacgaagagttgtattggagcgcgccagctttgtgcacgtgTCGcgtctttcgggccgtttttttacgacaattaggaagaaatggaaggaatcaccctcttccattccacctgaaatccagattcgtggggtgatgactttaatcAAGTAGAAAGGAAACACCCTTTAAATTTTAGCATCAATCCTTTTCTTTATGTTTTGAGATTATTGTTGTGCACTCCGTTCCTTACAGTCGTGGAGAAGAAGGTAATTCTATGAAGcatagtagtaataattgCCGCAGATTCGTTTTCGCGTAGTCTGAGTGTTGTTGTTAGTCTGGGATCTTAGTTATTCTCCTCTCACTTTtgatcttatttatttacatttggTACTATTTACTTCATTTATCTGTACTTCATTAATGTCTGTTTCAGTTTACTAATGAACTGTTTTACAGCAGTTATCAGTGTTTCAAGAACCTTCATCAGTAACATCAGTAGCCTTCAGTCCTATAAAACCTTACAACGTTGCGTCAACGAGCTCAGTGCGACTTTCACTCTATGATACTGTTGTATGCGAACCCATAAACTTGTTCAGCAGgtagttcaattttttttatgttcaatTTGATAAAATTCGCGCACTGGACGTGAGTTGTAAAATGGGTTCTTATATTATTGTCTTGCTCCTTATTATTTTAGATACGGGCAAGAATTCCCTTTTCAGATTCAAGCAAGCTGTACACGGTGTCAGGTTTAGACATGATGGTGAATTAATAGGTGAGTCATCTTATATACTCTTGGTCATATTAGGActccaggaatttttttttttcaatgctaaGGATAAATGCAAACCAGGTGTATCTTTCCTCATATTCCGCTATGCATATTCGGCACTTCTGAAGGGACTAATTTTCTCTCTCAATGTGACGCTTATAATCTAAAAGATCGAACTTTCATATTTAGATAACCAGTTTTAACGGGATACAGTTTTTATGCGTGGCTTGCTTGATTAGCAGgatttcctcatttctttattCCCTCGTCATATCAacttatttttccttccttattACGTTTTTCCAttggttaattttttttagcaatcgGCGGAGAAGAAGGTAAAGTGCGTATTTTTGATGTCGCTCGGTCTACAGGTGCTCGCAaggtgagtttttctttttatttctctaacAAAGCAAATGTTTCTGGGAACAGTAATTGTTTATTGCTCGGCACTTTATTACAATGAAGTAATGTCTTCGTCGTTATGAAGTCACTCATTCTGTCTTAGTGTTTGTAGCGGcactaaaaattatttgagtTACAGTAGTAGTAACGACAATTGGTTTACTTGAGTACTAACAGTAGTCATAACAAATATTGGGTAGGGTTTGTAGAAGCCGTTCGATTTACGTCACCTTTGCGTATATATTCTACATTTATTGAAGACTCCGTTGCGTAGTATACGCGCTAGTCAAACAAGTGTAAGATGTGTCGAGTTCTCTTCCTATGGCAAAATGCTGTACTCAGCGGCCTGCGATGGGATAGTAAAATTGTGGGATATTTCAGATACAGGGTGAGTTGCTTTATTTTACGAGTTTCTTTCTAATAAATTTCTCTTTACTGTTGTTCCGCAAATAGAATAAACGTGGACATGTATTGCAGGACGAAGCCAGTATCAGAATTCACAGCTCACAATGATGCTATCCGAGCGAGCACGGTTTCGGCTCCAAATGATAACCTCCTTCTTACAGGAGGGTATGATCATAAGGTgcgcttcacttttttgttgatccttcttttctggaatatctTTTTTAAAGGTAAAATTGTGGGATTCTCGGTGTGCAAGCGAGGGTCCTAGTGTAGAAATGGATGCTGGTTCTCCTGTAGAAAGTGTAGTGTTTTTGAATAATGAGCATTTAATTGCAACTGCCGCTGGAACAGTCGTTAGGTGTGTCGTTGTTGGCTCTTCATCTACTTTGGTGATGCTTTTCGAGTTTTGCTCTTCCATTGTAGGATTTGGGATGTAGCTGCAGGTGGGAGACTGCTCATGTCTTTGCAACAGCACCATAAGACTGTCACTTCTCTTTGTTTGGGCAAAAAAGGCGATGTGCTCCTTTCTGGGGGCATTGACCGGAGAGTGAACGTCTTCCGTTTACTAGATTTTTCGTTGGTTTGTTCaattctgctattttttaGCGTGATTTTGTAACAACACGTCTTGGACAACTACTTTGACTGTTTAAGCTTCACTCTATGTCGATGGCTGCACCTGTGCTAAGCTTAGCTATGTCGCCAGACGATCAAACGATGGCTGTTGGAATAGGTCAACTACTAGCCGTTCATCGACGGGCGCCAGAGTCGAAGgtgtgatgttttttttcaaagtagaaCTTCCACTAAAGTTTGtggcagattttttttttgctggaagaATTTCAATGTCTGAACTTCACCCATCTTTTTAGAAATTGTAGGTACGTTTTACCGTTTTACTCTATCATATTTGTTGTGTAAGTATGTATATTTTGGTGCTCTCAGAGAAATATATGATATCATATACCGCATTTCGTCTCGGTAGCGTTGTTTTAAGATTGCTTTctgtttttagaagaaattatcGTTGAATTTATACCCCCATTTCCGATCCAATCGGATGTCAGTTATTTGCTTGTCTCaacattaattttattacaGTGCTCCATACATTCTATTTCACAGGCTATGGTTAGCGCTCAAACGGTCGACAAGCGCACAATGATTCGTACAGCTGCCCCGAAGGCGCATGTACAAGAAGCCGGAAAGTCAAAGCAGACTATTGAAATAAGCGCAAAATCTAGTGATCAGGTGCTGTAGGCCTTTATCAAACAAGTTATGCGATAACTATTGTATAATTCCAGCATCGCTTATCGAAGATAGATTCGTTGCTGAAAGGATACCAACATGCAGCTGCTGTTCGTAAAATGTTTCATTGTGAGTCACTTTCTATCACGGATTTGAACATATCGCTTGggagagttgtttttttctatttccctAATTTCAGCTTATTATTTCCacagtaaaaaagaagaagtagtGGCATGGTTACGAGTCATTGTCCACAGAGGAGCTATTCGTCGAGCTATCGCAGGGCAGGAAGATGATATTCTTGTCAACATGCTTAAGTGCGATTTCTTTTACAATACTCAACTATTACTCAATAGAGTATTGTCAACTTTATttgaaatgttattttttaggtTCCTTCATCTGCAGATGTTCCGTGGTAGCCATTTTGACGTTTTAAGACACGTTGTTGATGCTTTTTTCGGTTAGTTATTGTTGTGTTGTCTCTTTTGTTTATAACGATAgtatgtttttgaaataactTATTTCAGATGTTTATGCAAATGAGGAGCTGCATCCTAAAGTTGCGAAATTGGCGCTCGGACTCAAGACCGCTGTGTCGAAAGAACTGGTTGTTCAGAATCAGGTGACTGGTGCTTTTCTCAGTGTTTGCAAACGATATCTCACAGTCAACAGAACAATGAACGAGGTGTTCTTGTTTTAAAAGCTTCCtctttcagttgtttttgttttcttcaggaaaaatgCATCATAGCCGTAAAAAGAACACACAAAAAAGTTTTGGGCTCTATGACGTTTTGTCCGAAGTCAGCAACTACAATAAAATCCATTCCTTTTATCACAACTTTACGGATTATCTAAAtccaaagaaatttgtttcatCGCTACCTAAAATAGCATTTTGGATCCGCATTTAGATTTATTTGAATCCGTAGAAGCTGAACGTAGCAAAATAAACCATTTCCAATAAATTATGCGTAGAACGGTCACTATTTGACGCTCAACCAATCTAGTTCGTattctttatatttattttttattattttttttcgtaacacGATCTGTTTTGGAATAAGTTATGTTCctcaagaagagaagagatttTTATGTTCTTAGTTACCAGTCTGTTCACGAATACTGTGAATCCTGAATCCTTATGACTGTCATTACAGCTTTTGCAAACGATCGGAGCGCTTGAATGTATAATGAATGCAGCACGAGTATCGTCGTTACATTATGAGCCTCCAAAGGTAACGTTTTTACTGTAATTATCTTGACAAAGTTAGTAAGTTTTTGTTGGGTGCTCTAGAGTTAATTGTTGATAATTTGTTCAGGACAAAAGCACGCTAGCAAAAGAAGGCTTGAGGCTTCTATCAGAGAGGCAGCGAGATCCGTTGGGTTTGTTTGGCGAGCCTACTCTTGGATCTCTGTCGCTGGACCTTCTTGGTAAGGAAGGGAGCACTTAGAGAATTCCTAAGACCTACACGCACTCATATATGGTAAGTTTATTTGCTAGTATTCTCAGCGATGTTTAAACCTATCTTTTCTTTGGACGACGCTACCCAAGTTTCGATTAGTTGATTACTGCTATTTCCGGTGCTTCATAGTGCCAGTTACTTTGTAGTTACAGTTATCGCAGTAGAAGATCCCACTGAAAATGCTACCCTTACTGTTTGTTATTGGAACTTGAACTTGAGTGCTCATAAACTTCGTCTTTACAACACTTTAGTGATGTGTTTTCACATTTTAAGAGAAATATATAGTCATGCTATAGAGATTTTTTTACGATAGCACACACTGTACTTTTGCTTGGTATTGACTGTTGATCTGGGATAATTTGCTTGTTTGCATTCTACTCGATTTTTACTGCTGTGCAGGTTTTGAGTTTTATGAGAGGTTTGGTTGCTGAAGAGGAAAGTATCACTAAATCTTTCCCAATCTGTTATTTTACTTGTAAGtagttataattattttttgcttcttgattttttgttgttgttttgaggACTATTCTCTGCTCATTCATtgtctttatttcatttttagttATTGTTGTGACCCTGTTAATTTCATTGTTGACATTTGAatcaattataaaaaaaagcatgaaatgAAACTAATGTGAACCTTTCTTGTGATATATTGTCAAAAGCGCATCACATGTGGTTACAGTTTTCCTTCCGTCCATCTGATAAGTGTCGACGACCGAGCGAAGGTCATGCGGCAAAATCATATGTCATTTGCGTTTTGGCTTTTGAGGTGAATAGTTCTCCGTGTAGACAGATTCATTCAAATTACTGAATGAGCAATTCGTGCAATAATTACACGCTATACCCTGGTTTCTCGTAGATTATTAGCAGTCGAAATGCTAACAGGACGATGTGAGATATCTTCTGCTGTGATTGATCTGACATCAACGAACGATTCGATCGTGGAGTCTCTTAAATcagtaattagtaattaatacGAGATGAAGAGAGATTAAACGCATGAGCGTACCTGGCACGCACTTGACCTATGTCCATTTCGTGAGTGACTGAATGCTGACTACTCCTCCTTGCGTAGTTCTGGTTCTTAAATAATGGTCTTAGACACAGGAATTAGATATAGTGATAGAAATTTCGCTACATCACCTGCACTGCGCTTACTGTTTTCCTGAATGCAAGCGTTTTCTGGTCAGTGGTGCTTGGCGCTGTTTTAAACAGTTCCAAGAACGCTCTTCTGAAAAGTCATTCCTTGTCGACATTACCGTATGCTCACATACTGTCTCAAGCTGAGTAACCTACCTTATTGACTGTAAGAACGACCAACTGTACTTACGAAATATCTACGCTTCATATTCAAATTTCGAACTAGCTATTCAAATTTGCCAGCCTCTAACAGTCAAAAGACGAAAGAAAGGTAGGTAATACTGTAATGTGGATAATTGTGAGAGTAGTCTTGACTCTGTAGATGGATCACTGCAGTGTGTTTACTAGAGCAACAAAAAGACCACTCTTTAAACGTCCACGGAAATCCCATTCCCTAGTACTGCACTTACCTTACTCTCAACTCAAACCTGTACCCAGCtcatattatttgtttgttcaatGTTTCATCATCTTCACTCTAtctcaaaggcatcacaccacgaatctggagtggtacggatttccggtggagtattcgtaaacggggttgtagattatggggaggagggtaattccgttcatttcttcctagttgccatagaaaacggcccggggtATAGGTTAAAATTGGATGAAGCTCTGTTCGAGACCCTTGCcagcaccattcatcgctacACTTCGCTGGGTCCCAAGTGTCACTGACAGCGTTGGTAACAGTTCCCAGACGCATGGCAAAAAGTTCAAATGTGGTTTCAAATAATACTAATTTTCTAAgggatgaaaatgaaaacgataCCTATATGGCTTCAGACAAGTGACAGTTGCGAGAGCATCTATTGCTGGACCCCACGCGGCAGCGTAATGAACGCCGGACATGTCATACCTTAAGGAAGAACTTCGTCACAGTACAGGTTCAAAACCATTTACAGTCGGCAACGAATATGCTGTTCCGGGTGAGCGCAAATCACTTTGACTTGAAGTGTACCAGATATTGTGTGTAGACCAGAGAAAAGGGCTGCGTCGCGGCAGATGCGTTGCGCCCAACCAGTTGAACACGCTCGAACCCGACTACTGGTGAACGTACCATTGTGCACCAGTCGAGGAGATCCCCCAGGAGTTATCGACAATAAGCAACGATAGAAGTAGAGGAAGATATGTGACCAATGGAACTGCTGCCTGTATTGAACTGTGCTACTCTTCAACAAGAATATAGTTGAGTCgaaaccacatgaagcacggacagttgcggctgcgctcgaagcggctgTGAGGTCGGgagtgtaaggatcctcgccaccgccacccatctctgcagttcgctatggtcccacctcgattccaaccgctgtcccCATCGCACCGCgacaagcgcagccgcttacgcaactgtcggtgcttcatgtcgtttaaaCCCGACAAGAGCTGCTCTCAAAAGCGCTTACCTGGATGCAAATTGTTGCAAGAATACTCTTTTGACGATGCATGACTTGTCTACTGACAGCCGATCGGACGTTTACTTTACTGTGTCGGATGAACAGGAATAGTTTCACTACACAGTACTGAAATTATAGAGTTATCATAAGTTCTGAATCAGTCATTCGTTAGTCTGATAGAGCATAAATTCGGAACGactgctgctttttttctcatggcTTTATCGCAAAAGTCTTCATGGGTTGGCGAAAGATGGCGACGTCAGAGGCAATTTCAATCAACCATAACTTGACATATTAACGGAAGCATACTATTTTTTTGACCATGCTGGGATCTCTCCAAGAAAAAGTAGGGTTAAGGGTGAAGGGTACAAGGACGTCCtaatcatcctaaaaaaatagTGTGGAAAGCGGTGTTCGAGTTCGAAATTTCTACGAGGGAACTTTAACACGTCCCACCTCGTACATACGCTGGTTCCCGCAGGAGCCGTTCacactggttttacttgaataggctgtcgGGTAGACCTGCTTGATTTTCGTCCCCTCGTTCGCAGACGCGATGCGTGTGTGAGGGTAGCGCGTTGTatgtagaaaaatttgaactcGAAGGCTGTCCCCTATGCCGTCTTACAGGATGGTTGGGAGAAATTGGCCGTCTTGAGTCATGGTCATCCCCAAGGGTACTCAAAAGCGTTTGGCACTCAGACGGTTGAACACATTATGTTTTGACTATATTCTGGGGTCACACGTTACGACTGCAATAACGCAATGATCTAAAATGTTTATACTAAGTCAATTTATTCAATAACTTACTATGGTGATAGAGTAGGATGCCAATGgacagaaaatgagaaacgCTGTTGTCGCGACATCACCAGCTTTACGATAATTGCTCTTGAGTGTGCAGTACTTCTCATTTTCAAAACGAGCCACCAGCCTATTTCAGTTTCAGTGGGATGTCGAATTTTATTACACAACCACAATAATTATTGCATAACCACAATAAAAGCCGAATACAGTACATGTTGTACGGAATAAAGCTATTAGAACTCACATATCTACTGCCTGTGGTGGAAATACCACCACTTCCTCGAAACGTGTCATTCCAAGGTGATAACTAAGAAGAGCGACGAATAAAGATAACAAGTTTGGAACGGCGgcttaaaatgttttttctgcaGGTCTCATCCGGGATTTCAGGACGCGCTCACCTATTAGAATCCATACTTTCGCGTTTGTTGGAGCTACATGCTTCCAACAGACGGCAATCGCTCGATTCATTGGCACAATACATATTGAGAGCACCACAGCTTCCCACTGgcgaaaataaaggaaatcgAAAAGCAATTCGCACAACTCTAAATAATTATACACTTTAGAATCTGGGTGTTtcgagaagaagaaacgacaagaaattgaaattcgaCGGAACAGCTGTTACCTCGGGGTCCTTGTTGGACAAGGGGATTGCTTGTCGCAATCACTGAATACTCATTTCTGCCAGGCCATTTCATTGTGGATGGCATGAGAATGAGTTGTGAAATGGAAAGAAGCGTGTTTGTCCCTGCTGCACCCAAGAACACCCATTTAAACTCTCCCCTAAAATTCATAGTAGACATTTCAATCTTGAACACTTCCACTGTATTTGCTCAAATAATAATCTTCAATGCTGTTAATCATTTATGCTGCGGGTTCTAGGCGTTAGTGAGAGGCTGTGAAGGTTCCAGAAGTTTTTCTGATCACATTTCTTACTCttactatttctttctctacaaatTTGGAGCTCTGTTGGTGGTTTCTCTACTTTTTAAGATTTTATAGCGAATTTTGCTGTCAGAAGCACTTTCGCAAAAACTTAGGTCATACTTGAGCTAAAACGACTCAAAGCCCGGCGCAGTTACGATttgcgcggtggagctagcggttgcgcCGGAAACGGGACCCCGCTTGCTGCAACAGCGGGATGAGTAACGGTCCCCCTCCCCCCGTTCTGCATAAGTACGCAACCGCACCAGGCCACAGGTCGCTATACACTTTTCGTCTGTTTTATTTATCATCTAAACTCAGATCAAGATTACACCAGGTTAAATCAAAGTAAAGTACGAGTTGCAGGTATcgtttgcttaaaggcatcaacccacgaatctggaatggTATGAATTTCCCATGgctaaagactatacg
The Necator americanus strain Aroian chromosome I, whole genome shotgun sequence genome window above contains:
- a CDS encoding hypothetical protein (NECATOR_CHRI.G2822.T1): MAVSYVPAGRVAVNEFHRRIDDDVIYWKRMQQLSVFQEPSSVTSVAFSPIKPYNVASTSSVRLSLYDTVVCEPINLFSRFKQAVHGVRFRHDGELIAIGGEEGKVRIFDVARSTGARKTPLRSIRASQTSVRCVEFSSYGKMLYSAACDGIVKLWDISDTGTKPVSEFTAHNDAIRASTVSAPNDNLLLTGGYDHKVKLWDSRCASEGPSVEMDAGSPVESVVFLNNEHLIATAAGTVVRIWDVAAGGRLLMSLQQHHKTVTSLCLGKKGDVLLSGGIDRRVNVFRLLDFSLLHSMSMAAPVLSLAMSPDDQTMAVGIGQLLAVHRRAPESKAMVSAQTVDKRTMIRTAAPKAHVQEAGKSKQTIEISAKSSDQHRLSKIDSLLKGYQHAAAVRKMFHSYYFHSKKEEVVAWLRVIVHRGAIRRAIAGQEDDILVNMLKFLHLQMFRGSHFDVLRHVVDAFFDVYANEELHPKVAKLALGLKTAVSKELVVQNQLLQTIGALECIMNAARVSSLHYEPPKDKSTLAKEGLRLLSERQRDPLGLFGEPTLGSLSLDLLGKEGST
- a CDS encoding hypothetical protein (NECATOR_CHRI.G2823.T1), whose translation is MQPSKYSTIMPRGEFKWVFLGAAGTNTLLSISQLILMPSTMKWPGRNEYSVIATSNPLVQQGPRELCELLFDFLYFRQWEAVVLSICIVPMNRAIAVCWKHVAPTNAKVWILIAAVPNLLSLFVALLSYHLGMTRFEEVVVFPPQAVDMLVARFENEKYCTLKSNYRKAGDVATTAFLIFCPLASYSITIYCVVKLFLFIRHSKVNVRSAVSRQVMHRQKSILATICIQAAVPLVTYLPLLLSLLIVDNSWGISSTGAQWYDMSGVHYAAAWGPAIDALATVTCLKPYRRAFLELFKTAPSTTDQKTLAFRKTVSAVQNQNYARRSSQHSVTHEMDIGQVRARDSTIESFVDVRSITAEDISHRPVSISTANNLRETRV
- a CDS encoding hypothetical protein (NECATOR_CHRI.G2823.T2), with the translated sequence MNRAIAVCWKHVAPTNAKVWILIAAVPNLLSLFVALLSYHLGMTRFEEVVVFPPQAVDMLVARFENEKYCTLKSNYRKAGDVATTAFLIFCPLASYSITIYCVVKLFLFIRHSKVNVRSAVSRQVMHRQKSILATICIQAAVPLVTYLPLLLSLLIVDNSWGISSTGAQWYDMSGVHYAAAWGPAIDALATVTCLKPYRRAFLELFKTAPSTTDQKTLAFRKTVSAVQNQNYARRSSQHSVTHEMDIGQVRARDSTIESFVDVRSITAEDISHRPVSISTANNLRETRV